The Leadbettera azotonutricia ZAS-9 genome has a window encoding:
- a CDS encoding Ig-like domain-containing protein codes for MKKCLTAAIASFILTGTLLFTACNAFLAPSGAARAEEPGIGTVKIVFDTGSARNVLPSIKYDKYNFIFKNGGIEVRNETVLSSALFSFILEEGIYTLDVKTFRTVNGIDNLAAEGNSGEFTVSSASNNVVEVTLNGAVSNEYTGIFSLAINFPSDAVLDELRLGNIDLKSGLTDADITGSGNTKTLSKTIDGVPSGYPILTVNFIRNGKEAGISEVIEIYRNSITEFGTLIDPVVISNDYFVTPANIPVTGITLAPLTLNLNVGDGALLNAIFEPLNASNKNVTWTSSNPNVASIENGTVTALNAGSTTIKVKTVNGKTASARVYVEGTGNGGGTGHADNEGVSDGATVTQFESGGKIFNIAGTSTGIYHASYQGRSNVLEISPAGWAALTYNLNAYSNQSITITVQASVRAASAGVKVGFKINQDGYPTVASSTTTANNWVTVSGSNTVTISEDSRVLYLDNDSSNGLNSTNVYVADLQVTVSGSGGGTSTTLWKSDIADKVLGTAATYTNDNGTMTVNYNDGRQIIDGFGGSNAWKNDVDKEHYNEVIEKLYSKTNGIGLTILRNRIPFRERYPEDNGPNEPNDNFIQVNGEGKGNRTYRYDLDWNGTKTFDLNWAGSYDLAATKATIDLIKNLPNGPGSDFTIMSTPWTPPNNNDTQWKSGYSSNSTPDRKGSLKPAFYNDYADLLADYVKNFESEMGWPLSVLSIQNESNWAADYESCVWTGDQIKNFLITLGQRFYLKDVQKNLGVMAAENMNFTEDLITQTLGDTQAKSVLNYVGVHQYEADSTPTNLGAEKLTQTSAAGKRIWQTEMGQTNKGGQIPVGTGINNALVYARMIHYDFTVAEANAWLYWWLWSYNNTESDHIISFNNSGVTLTKRYYAVGHFSKFIRPGYQRIGSTASTAANVFTTAYKNPNGKEIVLVLINSGNSAANINVTLQNSRFVALNAYRTSASEDLSPVNPPAAGSASISGYSLPGSSITTLVGTVE; via the coding sequence ATGAAAAAGTGTTTAACAGCAGCCATAGCAAGCTTTATTTTGACAGGGACACTTCTGTTTACTGCGTGTAATGCTTTCCTTGCTCCTTCCGGTGCAGCCCGGGCGGAAGAACCCGGAATTGGTACGGTAAAAATTGTTTTTGATACAGGTTCTGCCAGGAATGTTCTTCCAAGTATTAAATATGATAAATACAATTTCATTTTTAAGAATGGCGGGATAGAAGTTCGTAACGAAACTGTCCTGTCATCTGCTTTATTTAGTTTCATACTTGAGGAAGGAATCTATACCCTGGATGTAAAAACTTTCCGGACAGTAAACGGTATTGATAATCTTGCAGCAGAAGGCAATTCCGGTGAATTTACCGTTAGTTCTGCTTCAAATAATGTAGTTGAAGTTACCCTTAACGGCGCGGTGAGTAATGAATATACCGGTATTTTTTCATTGGCAATCAATTTCCCCTCTGACGCTGTGCTTGATGAACTGCGTCTGGGAAACATTGATTTAAAATCAGGTTTAACAGATGCTGATATCACCGGTTCGGGAAACACAAAAACTCTGAGCAAGACCATAGATGGAGTGCCTTCGGGATATCCTATTCTTACCGTGAACTTTATCAGGAACGGTAAGGAAGCGGGAATCAGCGAAGTAATAGAAATTTACCGCAACAGCATTACCGAATTCGGAACTTTGATTGATCCGGTTGTGATAAGCAATGATTATTTTGTTACCCCTGCCAATATACCGGTTACGGGGATAACTCTAGCGCCTTTGACTTTGAATCTGAATGTGGGCGATGGCGCTCTTTTAAATGCGATATTTGAGCCGCTTAATGCATCCAACAAAAATGTTACCTGGACATCAAGCAACCCGAATGTAGCTTCTATCGAAAATGGAACGGTGACCGCCTTAAACGCAGGTTCAACTACCATTAAGGTAAAAACTGTCAATGGCAAGACAGCAAGCGCAAGAGTGTATGTCGAAGGAACAGGGAATGGCGGCGGTACAGGTCATGCAGACAACGAGGGTGTATCTGATGGAGCAACTGTTACCCAATTTGAATCCGGCGGAAAGATATTTAATATTGCTGGAACTTCCACTGGTATATATCACGCATCATACCAGGGTAGGTCAAATGTTCTTGAAATAAGCCCTGCCGGATGGGCGGCGCTGACCTATAATTTAAACGCCTATTCCAACCAGTCTATCACTATCACTGTTCAGGCGAGTGTTCGGGCGGCTTCTGCAGGGGTAAAAGTCGGTTTTAAAATCAACCAGGACGGATATCCTACAGTTGCTTCCAGTACTACAACCGCAAATAACTGGGTGACTGTTTCCGGCAGCAACACCGTAACGATAAGTGAGGACTCCCGTGTTCTGTATCTTGATAATGATTCCAGTAATGGTCTTAACAGTACAAACGTTTATGTAGCTGATCTCCAGGTTACTGTATCGGGCAGCGGCGGCGGAACTTCCACAACTCTTTGGAAGAGTGATATTGCAGACAAGGTTCTGGGTACTGCGGCAACTTATACCAACGACAACGGTACAATGACTGTTAACTACAACGACGGCAGGCAGATCATCGACGGGTTTGGCGGTTCCAATGCCTGGAAGAATGATGTGGATAAAGAACATTATAACGAAGTAATAGAGAAGTTATATTCGAAGACAAACGGAATCGGGCTTACCATACTGCGGAACCGTATTCCCTTTCGGGAGCGGTATCCTGAGGATAACGGACCCAATGAGCCCAATGACAATTTTATCCAGGTGAATGGGGAAGGTAAGGGTAATAGAACTTATCGTTATGATTTGGATTGGAACGGTACAAAAACCTTTGACCTTAACTGGGCGGGCAGTTATGATTTGGCCGCTACCAAGGCAACTATTGATCTGATCAAAAATTTGCCGAATGGTCCTGGCAGTGATTTTACCATAATGAGCACTCCCTGGACCCCTCCCAACAATAATGATACCCAATGGAAAAGCGGGTACAGCAGTAATTCCACGCCCGATCGAAAAGGTTCGCTTAAACCGGCGTTTTATAACGATTATGCGGATCTTTTGGCGGACTATGTGAAGAATTTTGAAAGCGAAATGGGATGGCCGCTATCGGTACTTTCAATTCAGAATGAATCAAATTGGGCTGCCGATTATGAAAGCTGCGTCTGGACAGGTGATCAAATTAAGAATTTCCTCATAACTTTGGGACAACGTTTTTATCTGAAAGATGTTCAAAAAAATCTGGGCGTTATGGCCGCAGAAAATATGAACTTTACCGAAGATTTGATCACCCAAACCCTCGGCGATACCCAGGCAAAATCAGTGCTGAATTATGTGGGTGTTCATCAATACGAAGCAGACAGTACCCCCACCAATCTGGGAGCTGAAAAACTTACACAGACTTCTGCGGCTGGCAAGCGGATCTGGCAGACTGAAATGGGTCAGACAAATAAAGGCGGCCAGATTCCGGTCGGCACTGGAATTAACAATGCTTTGGTTTATGCCCGGATGATACATTACGACTTCACTGTTGCCGAAGCCAACGCATGGCTTTACTGGTGGCTGTGGAGCTATAATAATACTGAGTCAGATCACATCATTTCTTTCAATAATAGTGGGGTCACCCTGACCAAGCGTTACTATGCTGTCGGACATTTCAGCAAATTTATCAGGCCGGGTTATCAACGCATCGGGTCTACTGCTAGCACCGCTGCTAATGTATTTACGACCGCATATAAAAACCCCAACGGCAAGGAAATTGTCCTGGTTTTGATCAATAGCGGAAATTCTGCAGCCAATATCAATGTTACCCTTCAAAATTCAAGATTTGTGGCCTTAAACGCTTACCGGACTTCTGCTTCTGAGGATTTATCACCGGTAAATCCCCCGGCCGCCGGATCGGCAAGCATAAGCGGTTATTCGCTTCCTGGAAGCTCAATAACTACTTTGGTGGGTACAGTCGAATAA
- a CDS encoding endo-1,4-beta-xylanase, protein MKKHISAILTSFFLAGVLLFTACDNLFEQPQIGTAAAPGTGVVEVVFQAGGAKNIVPSISFDFYEFNFKVNGVTTLSETKASSEPFLFTLPEGEYTLEVKTYNGDVGEASLAATGTSAGSFRVGPGGTDGPVEIILTGHISSDSFGDFFYEIHFPEGAGIDELQLGSFDLLSTGEHSLTSTSVSGAVHVPTGYHILTVNLLLAGKETGLAEVIEIYRNSVTYFGTPGEEPVEFEEDYFVTPPSYPLTGITLKYKEGGAIVPAALNLTVGVTGVELIAAKTPSFAEDTITWLSSNPNIVTVTNGVLYAKDDGTATITARSGNIFDSVEVTAVYPANTGTNGVPVTSYEGFQIDVKEPGDAVFLSSYGTGPGLKNNVLKITPPANGDNYPWGPVKLDLSQYAEEEIRVTISVDVHGGSTGTHRVHWKVTEVGDKYTTIADSGTTNIAIGTAAPTAANGWTTVRNTTAVIVTPKADAPWLYLERNDSTDDKGLGKRILYLSNLTYTITSARVGATGVTLNKTALTVNAGTIDSTLIATVSPDSATNKNVIWVSNDPEVATVNTAGQVTGIKTGTATITVTTVDGSFSASAAVTVIPAETVNPVTEAPNKWHGLAIADNTETQGVTATKLSSYTATSPATGTGALLATYADVLRVEKPANLTYAWGPLSYDLSEYRGQSVSINISYKVLVPVNNTKVFWQAQAANDAYPTIDGSYGQQRSPANRWIAVSNTSTITVRDAEAPQLYLESGSGGLNGATVYFADFALSINGTPIPIGPKVDVTSVTLSPSTPEILELSTEAPNNTATLTATVAPSNASKKGLIWTSSDPAVASITGTGNTVTITALRGGTAVITAKSNDSDVNVSANRNVNVTAPALESFSLQAIPTLTVGDNARIALTTVPPGAAVPSTISWSSTNNNVARVSAKGNVLATGYSDSATGLGTANITASATVNGKVITSEPLEVHTTIFSTVNLSTKEAFYTSIQRYLGTGVEIGNVFTGGVNSISSVITGNFNAFTPENDMKPGQYSWNGSAATGSASVSSTASNAASTSRKVYGHTLLWHNKTQIAKWMRDQVVFSEAEQDANRADNTRRMEKYITDVVTSFKGKVVAWDVINEAISGGGTPYTSHLRGNIRYSSQEDLDKYHNGEATFGTDDNSPWYTAVGPDYIYLAFKAARRAAIANGEPNLKLYANDYNLDTEGGRCDTYVDMITKINERWLTDPDNTTGSTKLIDGIGMQAHFNTENFNGTTFKNNLKKFADRGIEIVITELDATTTGYRDWTALRVTYSDGNQVHVYENTTTDLTGTAELERLQNEAKSPARYLRQAQIYAEAFQAFNQYKSVIKRITFWGLQDSASWRKESYPLPFDGTAQTPRVKPAYYAIIDPERISNPAAWLSNNQ, encoded by the coding sequence ATGAAAAAGCATATAAGTGCAATTTTAACCAGTTTCTTTCTTGCCGGAGTTCTTTTATTTACGGCTTGTGATAATCTTTTTGAACAGCCGCAGATTGGAACAGCCGCCGCGCCAGGGACTGGTGTCGTAGAAGTTGTGTTTCAGGCAGGGGGGGCAAAAAACATTGTCCCCAGTATTAGCTTTGATTTTTACGAGTTTAACTTTAAAGTTAATGGCGTAACAACGTTAAGCGAAACAAAAGCTTCTTCCGAGCCGTTCCTTTTTACCTTGCCTGAAGGAGAATATACCCTTGAGGTAAAGACCTATAATGGCGATGTGGGAGAAGCCAGTCTGGCAGCAACCGGAACCAGCGCCGGGTCATTTAGAGTCGGTCCCGGCGGGACTGACGGACCTGTGGAAATCATTTTGACCGGTCATATCAGCTCCGATTCCTTCGGTGATTTCTTTTATGAGATTCACTTTCCCGAAGGAGCAGGAATTGATGAGCTGCAGTTGGGAAGTTTCGATTTATTATCCACTGGGGAGCACTCCCTCACATCTACAAGTGTCAGCGGAGCTGTGCATGTACCCACCGGGTATCATATTCTGACTGTAAATCTTCTCCTTGCAGGAAAAGAAACCGGCCTTGCCGAAGTAATCGAAATTTACCGGAACAGTGTGACTTATTTCGGAACACCCGGCGAGGAACCTGTTGAATTTGAAGAGGATTATTTTGTAACCCCTCCTTCCTATCCGTTAACCGGTATTACGCTCAAGTATAAAGAAGGCGGGGCGATTGTCCCTGCCGCGCTGAACCTGACGGTAGGTGTTACTGGTGTAGAACTTATAGCAGCAAAAACTCCCTCCTTTGCTGAGGATACTATTACCTGGCTGTCTTCTAATCCCAATATAGTAACGGTGACTAACGGGGTGCTTTATGCAAAGGATGATGGAACGGCAACTATTACTGCACGTTCCGGAAATATCTTTGATTCTGTTGAAGTAACTGCTGTATATCCTGCCAATACCGGAACAAATGGCGTACCAGTTACCAGTTATGAAGGATTTCAGATCGACGTAAAAGAGCCTGGCGATGCGGTTTTCCTGAGCAGTTATGGAACCGGTCCAGGGCTTAAAAATAACGTTCTTAAAATTACACCTCCTGCCAACGGCGATAATTATCCATGGGGGCCGGTAAAGCTGGATCTGTCCCAATATGCCGAAGAGGAAATTAGAGTAACCATCTCGGTAGATGTTCACGGCGGATCAACAGGTACTCATCGGGTACACTGGAAGGTTACCGAGGTTGGTGATAAATACACCACCATTGCCGATAGCGGGACCACCAATATTGCTATTGGTACTGCGGCTCCTACTGCGGCTAATGGCTGGACTACAGTAAGAAATACAACTGCTGTAATCGTAACACCCAAAGCGGATGCTCCCTGGCTGTATCTGGAAAGAAACGATAGTACGGATGACAAGGGCCTTGGAAAGAGAATCCTGTATCTCTCCAATCTCACTTATACGATAACATCTGCCAGAGTAGGGGCAACCGGAGTAACACTTAACAAAACGGCTCTGACGGTAAACGCCGGGACCATCGATAGTACTCTCATAGCTACGGTATCTCCTGACAGTGCGACCAACAAGAACGTAATCTGGGTATCAAACGATCCCGAGGTTGCAACGGTGAACACTGCAGGGCAGGTTACCGGAATAAAAACCGGTACGGCAACAATTACCGTAACGACAGTTGACGGATCATTTTCTGCCTCGGCAGCTGTTACCGTTATTCCGGCAGAAACGGTTAATCCCGTTACTGAAGCGCCCAATAAGTGGCATGGATTGGCCATTGCCGATAACACAGAAACTCAGGGCGTTACTGCAACTAAATTGTCAAGCTATACAGCTACATCGCCTGCAACCGGAACCGGGGCATTGCTTGCTACCTATGCTGATGTACTCAGGGTTGAAAAACCTGCGAACCTTACGTATGCATGGGGACCCTTGTCCTATGATTTAAGCGAATACCGTGGACAGAGTGTATCAATCAATATCTCATATAAGGTTTTGGTGCCTGTCAATAACACAAAGGTATTCTGGCAGGCGCAGGCTGCGAATGATGCATACCCAACGATTGATGGGTCCTATGGCCAACAGCGCAGTCCCGCCAACCGGTGGATTGCTGTGTCCAATACTTCTACAATCACGGTGCGCGATGCTGAAGCGCCGCAGCTATATCTTGAATCGGGAAGCGGCGGATTAAACGGCGCTACTGTTTACTTTGCCGACTTTGCCCTCAGTATCAACGGTACGCCTATCCCTATAGGCCCCAAGGTTGACGTGACTTCGGTAACACTTTCACCGAGTACGCCGGAAATACTGGAACTGAGTACCGAAGCCCCGAATAATACCGCAACCCTTACTGCAACAGTGGCTCCTTCCAATGCGAGCAAAAAAGGTCTTATCTGGACTTCCAGTGATCCTGCAGTTGCTTCCATTACCGGAACCGGTAACACGGTTACCATTACTGCGCTGCGGGGCGGTACTGCTGTTATTACAGCAAAAAGCAATGATTCCGATGTTAATGTTTCTGCAAACCGTAATGTAAATGTTACAGCTCCTGCACTTGAAAGTTTCAGCCTTCAGGCTATTCCCACTCTGACAGTCGGTGATAATGCAAGAATTGCCTTAACTACTGTTCCTCCAGGTGCCGCAGTTCCTTCCACAATCAGTTGGTCAAGTACCAATAACAATGTGGCGCGAGTTTCTGCTAAAGGTAATGTGCTGGCAACAGGCTATAGTGATTCTGCTACAGGTCTCGGGACGGCTAACATTACAGCAAGCGCAACGGTAAATGGAAAAGTTATAACTTCCGAACCTCTTGAAGTACATACTACCATTTTCAGCACTGTAAATCTTAGTACCAAGGAAGCATTTTATACTTCTATACAGAGATATCTGGGTACCGGTGTGGAAATAGGAAATGTTTTCACCGGAGGCGTGAATAGTATTAGCAGTGTCATTACCGGAAATTTCAATGCTTTTACTCCGGAAAATGACATGAAACCCGGGCAGTACAGTTGGAACGGGTCAGCGGCAACCGGAAGCGCAAGTGTGTCAAGCACAGCAAGCAATGCTGCAAGTACCAGCAGAAAAGTATATGGTCATACTCTTTTGTGGCATAATAAAACACAGATTGCCAAATGGATGCGGGACCAGGTTGTGTTTAGCGAGGCTGAACAGGATGCAAACAGGGCGGATAACACCAGGAGAATGGAGAAGTATATTACTGATGTTGTAACCAGCTTTAAAGGAAAGGTTGTTGCGTGGGATGTAATAAACGAAGCAATTTCCGGCGGCGGAACTCCCTATACAAGTCATCTGCGGGGCAATATCAGATATAGTTCACAGGAAGATTTGGATAAATACCATAACGGTGAAGCCACTTTTGGGACCGATGATAACAGCCCTTGGTATACTGCGGTAGGACCGGATTACATTTATCTTGCATTTAAAGCTGCCCGCAGGGCTGCTATTGCCAATGGAGAACCTAACCTTAAGCTGTATGCCAACGATTATAACCTCGACACTGAAGGTGGCAGGTGCGATACCTATGTGGATATGATAACCAAGATAAATGAACGCTGGCTTACCGATCCCGATAATACCACCGGCAGCACAAAGCTTATTGACGGTATTGGTATGCAGGCGCATTTTAATACCGAAAATTTCAATGGTACTACCTTCAAAAACAATTTGAAAAAATTTGCTGATAGGGGTATTGAAATCGTTATAACCGAGTTGGATGCTACCACTACCGGATACAGGGATTGGACTGCTTTAAGGGTAACGTATAGTGACGGTAATCAGGTTCATGTTTATGAGAATACTACTACGGATTTGACGGGTACTGCCGAACTGGAGAGGTTACAGAATGAAGCCAAGTCTCCTGCCAGGTATCTTAGGCAAGCCCAAATCTATGCAGAGGCTTTTCAGGCGTTTAACCAGTATAAGAGCGTTATTAAGCGAATCACTTTTTGGGGTCTTCAGGACAGCGCAAGCTGGCGCAAGGAATCATACCCGCTGCCCTTCGACGGGACTGCCCAAACACCCAGGGTTAAACCGGCTTATTACGCTATAATTGACCCTGAAAGGATTTCGAATCCCGCTGCATGGCTGAGTAACAACCAGTAA
- a CDS encoding Ig-like domain-containing protein — protein sequence MRKFNIAALFSLFLTGILLLASCNNIFSPSEQENKIEPGKGSVKIAFGQGEARQIVPEALFDFYDFTFTKDGVSLPVVEKASGESLDFELETGSWRLDVNTYRGDRGHLAATGYADFAVAESSSNTVKVLLSGVVSEGKGTFSYSIQYPQAAELIYFNLGSLELGGGTPVIAGETATLSGSNEVDAGYYILSLKLAKNGKEASFSDVVEIYKNNTSKFNDKVFTDAHFTGTVAVTDILLTAGGDAIGTEALVLNYGDTKTLAAVVAPSYANSAVDWVSNDTSIVTVAGGILTAQAKSGSTTVTATAGAVTKTINVTVSPLDLPITGITLKNGNDIIGEALDLTYGTPVTLTAEVIPVNNSDSEADNAISWATNRPDIVTVNNGVLTAQKTSGKATITATAKEGTIAKSVVITVQAPVTGTAGIPVTSWEGFTIDVTAPEQALFFNSYGTGAGLKNNVLKLSPPTDNSGYLWGPVKLDLSQYAGQSIKITISVDAHAEASNAKVHWKVTETGDKYTTIVNTTAAASATAPAAATGWTTVRNTTAVTVTPKADSPWLYLEKSDSSSDNGLGNRVLYLSNMSVTITPATPDGDANGVALVGNGRYWNDVKIIDVEDVKAVHFDSWNGRYDVLKLTSPTPNDPAWGPLQYSLKEYRGQNITVTMSVYAWIDTATRVWWQSNGTDYPIIVSGTDSYGYNQLTTTKQWVRLSTTTSGRATNLLEQNNPVIYLSQSADYGLNGVPVYLADFQVSVISEGSYTELSGISIAGDKTRNLLPGDEITLAAALNPAGATRNTITWTSSNELIATVANGVVTAVGNGTATITASSDKTKTGVAFTDEVTVIVGTPVSVETVTLSVQDPLTINRNTTQQLTAAVLPAGANQAVNWTSSNPSVATVSNGVVTALAKGTTEIRATSAVDAAKFAAVTVTVQAPVTGITPSGESSLTLNRGQETTLSAAVVPSDANNQTINWSSSNSGIVSVANGVIKAEAAGSATITASTAQGGFSRTVIVTVKIPVESVAIQGAGSISILVGGYQTLQAAVNPSEATEGTVSWISSDNTVANVDSTGKVTGIKGGTAYITARAGDKVSNPVTVTVSYPEGSQSISFNWAGSGSQLVLDVPNAIAIQSGESVTLNGPNTGYETYQWTEGSRDIPGATNASFTFNSAGRDKGTYRIALFVTKPSYIGNATVSITIE from the coding sequence ATGAGAAAATTTAACATTGCTGCATTGTTCAGCCTGTTTTTAACCGGGATTTTGCTGCTTGCCAGCTGCAATAATATCTTCTCGCCGTCTGAACAGGAAAATAAAATTGAGCCCGGAAAGGGTTCAGTTAAAATTGCCTTTGGTCAGGGCGAAGCCAGGCAGATAGTCCCCGAGGCGCTATTTGACTTTTATGATTTTACCTTTACCAAAGACGGCGTAAGCCTCCCGGTGGTAGAAAAAGCTTCTGGAGAATCTCTGGACTTTGAGCTGGAAACCGGATCATGGCGCCTGGATGTTAACACTTACCGGGGCGACAGGGGGCACCTTGCTGCTACCGGGTATGCAGACTTTGCGGTAGCCGAAAGCTCCAGCAATACGGTGAAAGTCCTCCTTTCGGGTGTGGTAAGCGAAGGGAAAGGAACTTTCTCTTATAGCATCCAATATCCCCAGGCGGCGGAGCTTATATATTTTAACCTTGGTTCACTGGAACTGGGCGGCGGAACCCCCGTTATTGCGGGAGAGACAGCCACTCTCAGTGGTTCCAATGAGGTGGACGCCGGGTATTATATCCTCTCTCTCAAGCTTGCCAAAAATGGAAAAGAAGCGAGCTTCAGTGATGTGGTGGAGATTTACAAAAACAACACTTCCAAATTTAATGACAAGGTATTCACAGACGCTCATTTTACTGGGACTGTAGCGGTAACAGACATCCTCCTGACAGCCGGTGGCGATGCTATTGGTACAGAAGCGCTGGTACTAAATTACGGCGACACGAAAACCCTTGCGGCAGTTGTTGCACCTTCTTATGCAAATAGCGCCGTTGACTGGGTGTCTAACGATACAAGTATCGTAACCGTGGCTGGTGGAATTCTGACAGCGCAAGCAAAATCCGGTTCCACAACCGTTACCGCAACAGCAGGGGCTGTTACTAAAACCATCAATGTAACGGTGAGTCCATTGGATCTCCCGATAACCGGTATCACTTTGAAGAATGGCAATGATATTATTGGCGAAGCGTTGGATTTAACCTATGGTACGCCGGTAACACTGACTGCAGAAGTTATTCCTGTAAATAATTCTGATTCGGAAGCGGACAATGCCATAAGCTGGGCAACCAACAGGCCCGATATCGTGACTGTGAATAATGGTGTTCTGACGGCACAAAAAACCAGCGGGAAAGCAACCATAACCGCAACGGCGAAAGAAGGGACTATTGCCAAATCTGTTGTTATAACAGTGCAGGCGCCTGTTACCGGAACTGCCGGTATCCCGGTTACCAGTTGGGAAGGGTTTACGATTGATGTAACAGCCCCAGAACAAGCGCTTTTCTTTAACAGTTATGGTACTGGCGCCGGACTCAAAAACAATGTTCTTAAATTGTCACCGCCCACTGATAATTCTGGTTATCTCTGGGGGCCGGTGAAGCTTGATTTGTCGCAATATGCAGGGCAGTCAATTAAAATAACTATTTCGGTGGATGCTCATGCCGAAGCAAGCAATGCCAAAGTGCATTGGAAGGTTACTGAGACCGGTGATAAATACACCACTATTGTTAATACAACTGCAGCTGCCTCGGCAACTGCTCCTGCAGCTGCTACTGGCTGGACAACAGTGCGGAATACCACTGCTGTTACCGTGACTCCCAAGGCAGATTCACCCTGGCTCTATTTGGAGAAAAGCGACAGTTCAAGCGATAACGGATTGGGCAATAGAGTTCTTTACCTCTCCAATATGTCTGTTACCATAACTCCTGCTACCCCTGATGGTGACGCCAATGGTGTTGCGCTGGTCGGTAATGGCCGTTACTGGAACGATGTCAAAATAATTGATGTTGAAGATGTAAAGGCTGTTCATTTTGACAGTTGGAACGGGAGGTATGATGTCCTTAAACTGACTTCTCCCACGCCGAACGATCCTGCCTGGGGACCTCTGCAATACAGTCTGAAAGAATACCGCGGACAAAACATAACTGTTACTATGTCTGTGTATGCATGGATTGATACCGCTACAAGGGTTTGGTGGCAGTCGAATGGTACTGACTATCCCATTATTGTCAGCGGGACAGACAGTTACGGATATAACCAATTAACTACGACCAAACAGTGGGTAAGGTTATCAACAACTACAAGCGGCAGGGCAACAAACTTGTTGGAGCAAAATAATCCTGTCATATACCTTTCGCAGAGTGCGGATTACGGACTTAATGGAGTGCCGGTTTATTTGGCAGATTTCCAGGTAAGTGTTATATCCGAAGGAAGCTATACTGAACTTAGCGGTATTTCAATTGCCGGGGATAAGACCAGAAACCTCCTTCCGGGAGATGAAATAACACTTGCGGCAGCTTTAAACCCCGCCGGCGCCACCAGGAATACCATAACCTGGACTTCCAGCAATGAGCTTATTGCTACGGTAGCAAATGGCGTGGTAACTGCGGTAGGTAATGGTACTGCCACTATCACTGCAAGTTCTGACAAAACCAAAACCGGCGTCGCGTTTACGGACGAGGTTACGGTGATTGTAGGGACTCCTGTGAGTGTAGAAACCGTTACTCTTAGTGTACAAGATCCTCTGACTATCAACAGGAACACCACTCAACAGTTAACGGCAGCGGTACTGCCGGCGGGAGCAAATCAGGCAGTTAACTGGACTTCCAGTAACCCATCTGTTGCAACTGTATCCAATGGCGTGGTAACTGCGCTTGCCAAGGGAACCACGGAAATCAGAGCAACTTCTGCTGTTGATGCAGCCAAGTTTGCCGCTGTCACGGTGACTGTGCAGGCGCCGGTAACCGGTATAACCCCCAGCGGGGAAAGTTCGCTGACCCTGAACAGAGGACAGGAAACGACTCTGAGCGCAGCGGTTGTGCCCTCTGATGCGAATAACCAAACTATTAACTGGTCATCCAGTAATTCCGGTATCGTTTCTGTTGCAAACGGAGTGATTAAAGCCGAGGCTGCAGGAAGTGCAACCATTACTGCCAGTACAGCGCAGGGCGGATTCTCCAGAACGGTCATTGTTACCGTAAAAATACCTGTTGAGAGTGTTGCCATTCAGGGCGCGGGTTCGATAAGTATCCTGGTGGGTGGTTATCAAACACTGCAGGCCGCTGTGAATCCTTCAGAAGCAACCGAAGGGACGGTAAGTTGGATATCAAGCGATAACACTGTCGCCAATGTAGACAGTACCGGAAAAGTAACCGGGATAAAGGGCGGCACAGCCTATATCACAGCAAGGGCCGGCGATAAAGTATCCAATCCGGTAACTGTGACGGTGAGCTATCCTGAAGGTTCCCAAAGTATTAGCTTTAACTGGGCCGGTTCAGGGAGTCAGCTGGTTCTTGATGTTCCGAATGCGATAGCCATTCAGTCCGGAGAAAGCGTTACGCTAAATGGCCCCAATACCGGGTATGAAACATACCAGTGGACAGAAGGCTCCAGGGATATACCCGGAGCGACTAATGCTTCCTTTACTTTTAATAGTGCAGGAAGAGACAAGGGAACATACCGTATCGCTCTGTTTGTAACGAAACCTAGTTATATCGGTAATGCTACAGTATCCATTACGATTGAGTAA